The following coding sequences lie in one Arachis hypogaea cultivar Tifrunner chromosome 4, arahy.Tifrunner.gnm2.J5K5, whole genome shotgun sequence genomic window:
- the LOC112795499 gene encoding YTH domain-containing protein ECT4 isoform X3, with amino-acid sequence MKDQLHSSIPERSISSNSSQGTAAIGHSREITSQSGPFGSGGDRPLYPPNVFAPQAQAFYYRGFENANGEWDEYPSYVNSEGLDIGSPGVYNENPSLIFHSGYGFNPQMPYGPYSPVTTPLPSVGGDAQLYSPQQFPYTGPPYYHQLVPPSLPYLNSPTPVSQPEITNLVSIDQQVDSMFFGPRPGYPSVGSFGRGSFSLAPGSFGFHESQQGFDGPRSGGIWSDCSKPSERHRSLMPLSPSVSPQPIGSIGSFGQSVGMASHQQRSMYGFGSGSNSYGRGYLPNQVSSFAGTNSSLSTNDRSFLFHENSRRQGRANAAFCNCNGTLDILSEQYRGPRASKLKTQISAENSSVDNSKSNAASTAKFQNESVNRPDFATDYKDAKFFVIKSYSEDNVHKSIKYGVWASTPNGNRKLDAAYRQAQEKQDHCPIFLFFSVNASAQFCGVAEMIGPVNFDKSADFWQQDKWSGQFPVKWHIIKDVPNSQFRHIVLENNDNKPVTNSRDTQEVKLQQGIEMLTILKNYETDVSILDDFEFYEDRQKAMQERKARQQSSMMAVGLVGESEHRGPANISGDFMKQMSKSFAQVVRLDESNNEATIASRGTSGSACPVGVVKADDGSGIPVSASTTQTG; translated from the exons ATGAAGGATCAG CTTCATTCATCTATACCTGAGAGGTCAATATCTTCTAACTCCTCTCAGGGCACAGCAGCTATAGGTCATTCAAGAGAAATCACAAGTCAATCAGGACCTTTTGGTTCTGGTGGAGATCGTCCTTTGTACCCACCAAATGTGTTTGCTCCCCAGGCTCAGGCTTTCTATTACAGAG GATTTGAAAATGCCAATGGTGAATGGGATGAATATCCCTCATATGTCAATTCTGAGGGATTGGATATTGGATCTCCT GGTGTCTACAATGAAAATCCATCTCTTATATTCCATTCTGGATATGGCTTCAACCCACAAATGCCATATGGACCGTATTCCCCAGTTACCACACCGTTGCCTTCTGTAGGTGGAGATGCACAGTTATACTCTCCTCAGCAATTTCCATACACTGGGCCACCTTATTATCATCAACTAGTTCCTCCCAGCTTACCATATCTCAATTCACCAACTCCAGTTTCACAGCCAGAGATCACCAACCTTGTAAGCATTGATCAACAGGTTGATAGCATGTTTTTTGGACCAAGACCAGGCTATCCATCAGTGGGATCTTTTGGCAGAGGCAGTTTTTCTTTAGCACCTGGCTCCTTTGGTTTTCATGAATCCCAGCAAGGATTTGATGGACCAAGATCTGGTGGAATCTGGTCAGATTGCTCGAAACCCTCAGAAAGGCACAGGTCTCTAATGCCTCTATCACCATCTGTTTCTCCACAACCAATTGGCTCGATTGGCTCATTTGGCCAGAGTGTTGGAATG GCTTCTCATCAACAACGATCAATGTATGGTTTTGGATCTGGTTCAAACTCCTATGGTAGGGGCTATCTGCCTAACCAGGTTTCTAGCTTTGCAGGCACCAATTCCAGTCTTAGCACAAATGACAGGAGCTTCCTTTTTCATGAAAATAGCAGACGGCAAGGCAGAGCAAATGCTGCTTTTTGCAATTGTAATGGTACCCTTGATATACTTAGCGAACAATATCGAGGACCTAGGGCATCAAAGCTGAAAACTCAAATTTCAGCTGAAAATAGTTCTGTTGATAATAGTAAAAGTAATGCTGCATCTACTGCTAAGTTCCAAAATGAATCAGTCAACCGACCTGATTTTGCAACAGATTACAAGGATGCCAAATTTTTTGTCATCAAATCTTATAGTGAAGATAATGTTCACAAGAGCATCAAATATGGGGTCTGGGCAAGTACACCAAATGGAAACAGAAAGCTAGATGCCGCTTATCGCCAAGCACAAGAGAAGCAAGATCACTGTCCTATATTTCTCTTCTTTTCG GTAAATGCTAGTGCTCAATTCTGTGGTGTAGCTGAAATGATTGGACCTGTAAATTTTGACAAGAGTGCGGACTTCTGGCAGCAAGATAAGTGGAGTGGGCAGTTTCCTGTGAAGTGGCACATAATTAAAGATGTACCGAACAGTCAGTTTAGACACATCGTTCTTGAAAATAATGATAACAAGCCTGTGACCAACAGTCGGGATACACAAGAG GTGAAATTgcaacagggaattgaaatgttGACCATTTTGAAGAACTACGAAACCGATGTATCTATCTtagatgattttgaattttatgaagatCGACAGAAGGCTATGCAGGAACGGAAGGCAAGGCAACAGAGCAGTATGATGGCTGTCGGACTAGTTGGAGAAAGTGAGCATAGGGGTCCTGCTAACATTAGCGGTGATTTCATGAAGCAGATGTCAAAGAGCTTTGCTCAAGTTGTTCGCTTGGATGAGAGTAATAATGAAGCTACAATTGCCAGTAGAGGAACTTCTGGCTCCGCTTGCCCTGTGGGTGTAGTTAAAGCTGACGATGGCAGTGGCATTCCAGTGTCTGCCTCTACAACTCAAACTGGTTAG
- the LOC112795499 gene encoding YTH domain-containing protein ECT4 isoform X7, which yields MKDQLHSSIPERSISSNSSQGTAAIGHSREITSQSGPFGSGGDRPLYPPNVFAPQAQAFYYRGFENANGEWDEYPSYVNSEGLDIGSPGVYNENPSLIFHSGYGFNPQMPYGPYSPVTTPLPSVGGDAQLYSPQQFPYTGPPYYHQLVPPSLPYLNSPTPVSQPEITNLVSIDQQVDSMFFGPRPGYPSVGSFGRGSFSLAPGSFGFHESQQGFDGPRSGGIWSDCSKPSERHRSLMPLSPSVSPQPIGSIGSFGQSVGMASHQQRSMYGFGSGSNSYGRGYLPNQVSSFAGTNSSLSTNDRSFLFHENSRRQGRANAAFCNCNGTLDILSEQYRGPRASKLKTQISAENSSVDNSKSNAASTAKFQNESVNRPDFATDYKDAKFFVIKSYSEDNVHKSIKYGVWASTPNGNRKLDAAYRQAQEKQDHCPIFLFFSVNASAQFCGVAEMIGPVNFDKSADFWQQDKWSGQFPVKWHIIKDVPNSQFRHIVLENNDNKPVTNSRDTQEIWERKTDGDGRIVVQSNSRRHKYLDDSEEYG from the exons ATGAAGGATCAG CTTCATTCATCTATACCTGAGAGGTCAATATCTTCTAACTCCTCTCAGGGCACAGCAGCTATAGGTCATTCAAGAGAAATCACAAGTCAATCAGGACCTTTTGGTTCTGGTGGAGATCGTCCTTTGTACCCACCAAATGTGTTTGCTCCCCAGGCTCAGGCTTTCTATTACAGAG GATTTGAAAATGCCAATGGTGAATGGGATGAATATCCCTCATATGTCAATTCTGAGGGATTGGATATTGGATCTCCT GGTGTCTACAATGAAAATCCATCTCTTATATTCCATTCTGGATATGGCTTCAACCCACAAATGCCATATGGACCGTATTCCCCAGTTACCACACCGTTGCCTTCTGTAGGTGGAGATGCACAGTTATACTCTCCTCAGCAATTTCCATACACTGGGCCACCTTATTATCATCAACTAGTTCCTCCCAGCTTACCATATCTCAATTCACCAACTCCAGTTTCACAGCCAGAGATCACCAACCTTGTAAGCATTGATCAACAGGTTGATAGCATGTTTTTTGGACCAAGACCAGGCTATCCATCAGTGGGATCTTTTGGCAGAGGCAGTTTTTCTTTAGCACCTGGCTCCTTTGGTTTTCATGAATCCCAGCAAGGATTTGATGGACCAAGATCTGGTGGAATCTGGTCAGATTGCTCGAAACCCTCAGAAAGGCACAGGTCTCTAATGCCTCTATCACCATCTGTTTCTCCACAACCAATTGGCTCGATTGGCTCATTTGGCCAGAGTGTTGGAATG GCTTCTCATCAACAACGATCAATGTATGGTTTTGGATCTGGTTCAAACTCCTATGGTAGGGGCTATCTGCCTAACCAGGTTTCTAGCTTTGCAGGCACCAATTCCAGTCTTAGCACAAATGACAGGAGCTTCCTTTTTCATGAAAATAGCAGACGGCAAGGCAGAGCAAATGCTGCTTTTTGCAATTGTAATGGTACCCTTGATATACTTAGCGAACAATATCGAGGACCTAGGGCATCAAAGCTGAAAACTCAAATTTCAGCTGAAAATAGTTCTGTTGATAATAGTAAAAGTAATGCTGCATCTACTGCTAAGTTCCAAAATGAATCAGTCAACCGACCTGATTTTGCAACAGATTACAAGGATGCCAAATTTTTTGTCATCAAATCTTATAGTGAAGATAATGTTCACAAGAGCATCAAATATGGGGTCTGGGCAAGTACACCAAATGGAAACAGAAAGCTAGATGCCGCTTATCGCCAAGCACAAGAGAAGCAAGATCACTGTCCTATATTTCTCTTCTTTTCG GTAAATGCTAGTGCTCAATTCTGTGGTGTAGCTGAAATGATTGGACCTGTAAATTTTGACAAGAGTGCGGACTTCTGGCAGCAAGATAAGTGGAGTGGGCAGTTTCCTGTGAAGTGGCACATAATTAAAGATGTACCGAACAGTCAGTTTAGACACATCGTTCTTGAAAATAATGATAACAAGCCTGTGACCAACAGTCGGGATACACAAGAG ATTTGGGAGAGAAAGACAGATGGAGATGGTCGAATAGTAGTTCAATCAAATTCCAGAAGACACAA GTACTTGGATGATAGTGAAGAATACGGGTAG